The DNA region CACCGACATCGTAGATCCATCCGTTGAATAAAGACTTACATAAAACGGCATTCGTGCCGTTTTATGTTATACTTATTGCTATATGCACCCTTTGTTAAAATTTGCGATTGCTCTTGTGTGTACGGTATTTATTGGGCTATCTGGTTATTGGATTTTTGAAATTGTTCAGAATATCAGGAGCATCAACGAAGAACCATTAATCGCTACATCAACAAACATCACGATACCTACCAGCGAAGATACAGAAGATGTTTCAGAACCGGTAATATTAGAGAGTGCAGAGCAACAAGCGGTTTATACAATCGTAAAACGTGTAGCGCTGACGCATGGTGGTGGCAGTATGGCGATTCTTCATCAATGCGGAGGAGAGCTTGTGGTGATTCGTCATCCACAAACAGGAATAAACACTCAGGTATGTCGTGGGTTGAATCGTTTGGTTTTGGAGCGCGCAGATGGAAAGTTCCATGTCCTTGATACCGTTGATGCAAGTATCGACGTAGATATTCCTCAGCTTACCTATGTCACGCAGACGGTACAAAATGGTGCTTTCGCTATCATGATTTTTGAGCGCAATGGTTGCCCAATAAATAAACAGGCTTGTGATATTACTGGTTATCGGGCGATGACGCATGTTCTTGATTTGCAAAACGAAACGTTTCGTCGGCTATCTGCCTATCCAGCGCGTTCGATACCTGTATGGAATAGTAATGGAACAAAAGCAGTCTTTATGGCGCAAACATGTGCAAAAACGCGATGTGATGTAGCGCCTCTCATCGGATATGATTTAGAACAAGACGTAGCTACACGACTAACACAGGAGGAGGGTGCAAATGAGGACTATGCGCGAGACGTAACCGGTATAAAGCTCGGTTATTGGAAATCAAGACAATGGACGTCGTTATCTGAATGGACGGCAGTTTTTGTTGATGCAAATGGACTTGCCAAAACGCTTACGGGCAGGCTTCAATAAGTTGCATGGCAAAAGAGGTATTGGAGCGCAAAATCCTGTTGTTTCAGGGTAAAGAATTTGAGTGGACAAAGCGTCGTGGCCAACGTACGTTGCGTTTGCGATTGTCGAGAGGTGTCTTTCAATTGAGCTCTGGACGATGGGCGACCGAAGGGTTTGTGCGTGGATTTTTGGAACGTCATCAAGAATGGATGGACAAAGTGTTGGCGAAAAAAGATCAACCGGATCATGGGCTCTTTGCAAAAGCTACAAGAGAAGATTATTTAGCACGTAAAAAACAGGCGCTTGCTTTTGTTCACGAGCATTTGCCGCGTTTAAATGCATCCTATGACTTTACCTATGGAAAGATCTCTATACGCTGCAATAAACAAGTATGGGGGAGTTGTTCTGGGGATGGTTCTTTGCAGTTTCATTATCAAATTCTTGATCTACCACTCGAGGTAGCGGAGTATTTGATGATCCACGAATTGTGTCACCTCAAGTATCGTTCGCATGGTATTCGGTTTTGGCAGCTTGTTGAAAAGGGCTGTCCTGAAATGAAGCATCGTCGCAAAACCCTGCGTGAATTATCTTAGGTGTGATATAATATCACTATGGTAACTCAACAAATGCAGACAAATTTTTTTCTTGTCTTGCTCGCTATTGCGATGATCGTCGCCGCTTTTGTCTACGCGCCTTTTGCGCAAGTATTAGCGATGGCGGCTATAACGTCCGTAATGTTGTCACAGTTTTATAAGAATGCCTTAAAGCTTTTTAAAGGCCACGAAAATATCGCTGCCCTAACAACGACCTTGGTATTATTAACCATGATCGTTGTACCGGTGTTACTTATCGGTGGTCAGGTCGCAGAAGAGACGGCAAGTCTGTACAAAGCTATTAGTCTTCAGCAAGATACGTTTTTTACCCAACTTGAAAAGTCGGTAAACGAGTTTGCGTCGGTGGCATTGCCAGGTATTCAATTCAATATTAATGACACCGTTAAGCAGGTGCTTGCTTTTGTAAGTTCAAGACTTGGGAGTATTTTTTCTGGTATCGTGGCTGTCATTGGTGGAATTTTTCTTTGGTTGATCGCGACATTCTATCTTCTAAAGGATGGCGGGCGCTTTGCTGATAAGATCATTAAATTAAGTCCGCTAAGAGATGACTATGATCAGGTGATTTTTCATCGCATGTCGATGGCTATTCATTCTGTTGTAAAAGGGCAATTGCTCGTAGCCTCGATTCAGGGCGCGATGACAGGTTTGGGTTTTGCTGTGCTGGGTGTCCCGTCACCTGCATTATGGGGCGTTGTTGCAGCATTTAGCGCATTGATCCCAGGACTTGGAACAAGCTTAGTATTGATCCCAGGTATAATTTATCTATTTGCTACCGGACAGCCTATCCAGGCCACGATTTTGAGTATGTGGGGTGTATTTGCTGTTGGTGTTATCGATAATCTTCTTGGTCCTACCTTGGTTGGTAAAGGCGCCGATATTCATCCGCTTCTTATACTCTTTGCGGTTCTTGGTGGTTTTGTCTTTTATGGACCGCTTGGATTTATCCTCGGACCATTAACGATAAGTTTCTTAATCGCGCTCTTTGATATTTATCGTTACGTCATCCTCAAAGAAAAAATACACGTGACACATCTTAAGTAACAAAAAAGAAGCTCTAAAGCTTCTTTTTTGTTAGCGAGTATAGCTCGCAAGCGGACCATCTTGTCTGATCATTTCTTTCATATCACTATACGGAATCTCGGTTTCAAATTGACCGGCGGCATAGGCGGCGATTTCGTAGGCGGTGTGGTAGATAACGATACCTTTTTCTGTGAGATAAAAGTTTGAATCATTACCATAGAGCTCTACTTGCTTATCAGCAGGATAGGTAGGAAGCGCTAAGAACTCTCTAAACTGTGCATTTGTCTCTTCGTAGAGATAGCCACCCTCTTCATCAGAGAGAAGGATCTGGCGTTCTTTTGCCAAGAGCGCTTGAAGCTTGTCAGGTGCAATAATATCCTTGAGTAAAAGCGTATGGCCTGTTTTTGGATCAATTGTAAGGCCTGCAAGAGAAGGGTTGCCGTGAGCGCCACCGGTGTACTCGTAGCCATCAAAACGGAGACTGATGATGTCTTCGGTATCTAGTGTTACCCAACCTGCTGCATCTAAGCTATAGGCGAGCGACGGTATCTCTTCTGGGCCTAGTTCATTTACGAGCGCTTGGATTTCTCCTACGCAGGCTGCGACATATTCGGAGGCGCGTTGTTCAATGGAGCTTATTGCTGTTGTTGTGTCTAGGTAGCCAACAGACGCCCTTTCGATAGCTGCATTAATTACACGAGCGTTTGGTTCGCTTTCTACCAAGAGGGGATAGGCACTTTGATAAAAACAGACTTCGTTATTTGTTGTTGCATCTGTATGAGTGACATGCGCTTTTTCTACGGTCCATCGGTGCGCCATGGTTATCGTCTGTAGTTCAAGGTTTTGTGGTTTACCGGTCGCATCAGCAATCCAGGTTGCTTGGGCAGTATCACTCTCTGTCATTGGCCAAAAAATAGTGAGCTTACCTAAGAGGTTCTCGCTATTTTCATAAGCCGTGAGAATGGTTGATGTGACGGAGTTTTTTTCTGCAGAGAATGTGCCGAGTTTTGCTTGACCATCAATAACAAACGAAAATTCGCCATACGTATCCCAAGGGAGACGCATGAGCTTTATTTGAGCAGAAAATCCTTCCTGATCACCAGAAAGAGCGATAAACCCAGAAGAAGGAATGGTCGGCGGCATTTCTCTAGGTGTTTCGGTTACCGTGGTTGTAATAGGTTCAACAGTAGTTTTTATTGATAAAAACGCTGGCCATCGACAGCCGGCACCTGCAAGCGCAAGCACGGTTGCGCATGATACGAGAACAGAGAGTTTTTTCATAAAGTGTGGTTATTATGAGTATAGAGCGATCACAATAATGGCGCCAGTTGAGTTTGTATACGCTGTAGCAGGGCGCCACGCTGCAATAAGCGGATGAGGTTTTTGAAGAAAATGTGTTATTCCTGTAAAAAGCGCTCCGGTTCCATGACCGCAAATCACTCGTATTGCGGATGTTTTTCGTCCGGATTCACGTCCGATAAAGTCTTCGAGTTCTTTTATTGCCATATGGACACTCAAGCCATGGATATCTAACTCGGGCACATCACCGATTTCGGCAGCGAATAATTGAGCATGGATATCTTGGTTCATAAAGGGATGGTATCATGTTGTCATGACAAAAAAGCAAATGAAACAACTTGGCGTATTGATAGCAACCGTTCTCATTGTTATTTGGCAACAATACAAAGGCACAGCGACGGATGCTGTGACATATGAATCGGATCCAACGCCGATCGCAACAACGACAAAAGCTGTTGTTGAAACAAATGCATTCGCCGTGAGAGTTGTTGATGGGGATACGATAGAAGCTCGATTTGATGATAATGAAGAATCGGTAAAAATCCGTTTACTCGGAGTAAATACCCCAGAATCGGTTGACCCACGTCGTGGGGTTGAATGCTTTGGAAAAATCGCAAGCCAATTTACAAAGGATAAGCTGGAAGGAAAGCGTATTCGGTTAGATGAAGATCCACAAGCGGATAATATTGATAAGTATCAACGGTTATTGCGTAATATTGTGCTTGAAGACGGCACGGATTTTAACTTGCTTCTTGTTGAACAGGGTTTTGCTTACGCGTATTTGGACTTTCCATTAAACAAACAACGCAAAGCGCAATTGGCGGAGGCAGAAAAACAAGCCCGCGAAGAAGGTAGGGGTCTCTGGTCGACTTCGACATGCTCTGGTACAAAGTAGCTATGACAAGACTTAAACTCGCTTGGCCACAATGGAAGACCGCGCTTTTTATGATCACAAGCCTTATTGGTTTGGGCATCTCTTCTTATTTGCTAGTGAAGTATCTCTCGGGTGCTTCGGTGGCATGCGGACTTGGATCCGGCTGCGATGTTGTGCGCTTATCCGAATATGCTTGGGTATGGGGTGTGATTCCGCGCCCACTTTTAGGAATGGTATTTTATATTGGGATGATTGTTTTAGCGATGTTGCGCATTAGTTGGGATAAGCATGATCGTTTTTATCTCGATGAGATTATCTTGCTCGGTACCGTGGTTGGGGTTGTTGAATCTGGATGGCTTTTTTATATTCAGGCTGAGGTGATTGGTGCTTTTTGTGTTTGGTGTTTGGGTTCGGGTATTGCTACGGTCGTGATGTTTTTATTAGCGCTTGTACCCTTTCCTTCATTGACAAAACGCCCTTAAAAGGCTACAGATGAACGAGCTCATTTCACCTAAAGGAGGTGGTTCGTGACTGATCATCAAACGAATACGCAGGTCGTGGTCGCCTTTTTTGATATTGACGGCACCCTATACCGAGATAATTTTTCCGCGGTGTTGATGGAATATCTACACATAAAAGAAAAGATAGATCCTGTTCATTATCAAGGTCTCGAAAACGCCTTCAGTATGTGGCGTGCCAGAAAAGGTACTTACGATGAAGTAAACAATGAACTTATCAAGTCTATCAACAATGGACTTGAGGGAGTGTTGTTATCTGATGTGATTACCGCAAGCAAGTATGTCGCCACACAAGGGCTGGAACGTCCATATAAGTTTACGCATGCGTTGCTTGAAGCTCTAAAAATACTTCAACCACGACCGTTGCTGATTGCTATCAGTGGTTCGCCGCTTTGTGTTGTTGAACCATACGCTCAAGCCCTTGGTTTTGATGAAGTCTATGCAACCGAATTTGAGGTTGATGATGGCCGTATCAGAGGCGGTTTTGAGCGAGCAGCCTCCCCGTACCATAGCAAGGGTCTGGTTTGCCAGGGTATTGCGTCAAAACACGGTTTTGAACGCATAGGGGAGTGTATTCGAGGAGCGATTGCCGTAGGTGATGCAAGGGCCGATGAGCGTATGCTCTCCGTTGTTGAATTTCCGCTTGCATTTAATCCAAATGCTGAGCTTATGGCTTTGTGCCGTCGTCAAGGAATGCCGGCTATCATTGAGCGCAAAGATGTTATTCTTGCATTAATGACACATTGGCCAGACGAACTTGGCGCATTTGAAGAGGTGCCAATTGATGATATCTTGCCAAGAGATTTGGCAAACCTATTGCAACAGTCCCTTCCAGGGATCTTTGCACATTAAATAGTAGAGGCAAGCGCACTACGGTGTGACTTGCCTTTTTTCTTACCTGTTTCTAAGGTCTCTATCTATGCAATTACGTGTCCGCTCAGCAACGTTAGAGAACATTACCTCGGATCTTCTTATTTTGCCCGTCTGGAAAGGGTTAAAACAGCAACCCGAATTACAAGAGCTGCAAAAACTCTGGGATGGACATCTCAATGATTGGTTAGAGCATATTCGTTTTGAAGGTAATAAGCGCGAAATGGTCGTGGTTCCTTGTTTTGGTAAGCTTGCTACTCATCAAGTGCTTCTAGTCGGGCTTGGTGATCGTAAACTTATAACAAATGACGATCTGCGACTTATTGGTGGTGCGATCTATAAAAAAGCAAAAGAGCTCAATGCGAAGCAGGTTTCCTTGGTGAGTGAGCCTTTATTGCAGCGTTTTAGCGCCAAAGAAACGAGCGGTGATTTAATGGAGGGTTGGTATGGAGCAACCTATACGTTTCATGCTTATCAAAAAGAGGCAAAACAAAAAGCTGCAGAAAAAGCTGTGCAAGAGCTACTATGGATTGCTCATGGCTCAACAAATATAAAGGCGATAGAAAAAGGTGCCTTAGAGGCAAAAGCGCTTTTTGATGGTGTGCATTTATCACGGGATCTTGTTAATACGATTGCGCATGAGATGACACCTCAAAAACTTGTAGAAGTAGCTCAAAAAATGGCTGATGCATCAGCTCGACTCTCGCTCACTATTCTTGATCAAAAAGAAATGGAGAAGAAGGGGATGGGGGCTGCTCTTGCCGTTGCTCGAGGTTCGGTACATAAGCCCGCTGTCGTTCATTTGGTTTATAAACCAAAAAAGAAAGCAAAAAAGCGAATCGCTATTGTTGGCAAGGCTGTTACCTTTGATACGGGAGGATTATCACTTAAACCTAGCGACGGCATGGTAACAATGAAAATGGATATGGCAGGTGCTGCTGCGGTTCTCGGGGTTTTTCAGATACTCCCTTCGCTTAATATTGATGTCGAAGTTCATGGTATTTTTATTGCTGTCGAAAATGCGATTTCAGCACAAGCTTATCGACCAGGGGATGTGGTAACAGCAATGGATGGAACAACCATAGATATACAAAATACGGATGCAGAAGGTCGTGTTGTATTAGCAGACGCCCTTTTATATGCACGCGAGCAAGAACCGCAAGCCATTGTTGATCTCGCTACCTTAACGGGCGCTTGTATTGTCGCCTTAGGAGAGGAGATCGCTGGTGTTATGGGTACCGACGCACGACTTATCGAACGCTTGAAAAAAGCTTCAGTGCTATCGGGAGAAGATATTTGGGAGTTACCCTTGCCTGAAAAATATGCCGATCACGTAAAGTCTAAAATCGCGAATATAAAAAATGTTGGAGCAAAGGGTCAAGCTGGTGCAATCGCCGGTGGACTTTTCTTAAAGCGTTTTGTTGGAAAGACGCCGTGGGCGCATCTTGATATTGCAGGGCCTGCATGGACGGATCGTGAGTCACGTCCTGATCAGACGTATGGCGCAACAGGCTTTGGTGTGCGTTTAATCACGAGATATCTACAGGGTTTATAAGTGAGAGATAATAAGTGTGCTATAATGATAGTATTAGAATAATTGCACATTTATGGTTACTATCTACTCCACTCCAACTTGCCCTTACTGCAAACTCGCAAAAGATCACCTCAAAGATAAAGGTGTCGAGTTTGAAAACGTCGATGTATCAGCAGATTCTGCTAAAGCACAAGAGATGGTTAAACTCTCAGGTCAAATGGGTGTTCCGGTTATCGTGATTAACGGTCAAGTGATCGTTGGCTGGAATAAAACCGCTATTGACGAAGCATTAGCAACCGAGCCGCTAGCAAAGGCAGCGTAAAACAAAGACAAAAGGAGACGAGTTCGTCTCCTTTTTTGTTTGCTGAATTTAGTTCATGGCGAGCACCTGTTTAATGCCTGAGTATATGGCGGCTTGTCGCTCATCAGAAAGCAGTAGTTTTTGCGCGTCTGTTTCGAAAGTAGCTAGTTGTTTTGACATGCGCAATTGCTTGCTTGCTAGCATGTCATAGATCAGGCCACCTGGCGAACAGCTAATAGGTATAAGTAAAAGTGATGAAATCGGTTTTTCTTGATCGTATAGGATATCCTGTATCAGGATAGTGCCTGCAACGACATCAATATCATACTCACAATAAAGAACGTACAGAGAAGCAATATACTCAAAAAGTGCTATTTTGACTGATTCGCAACGCA from Candidatus Nomurabacteria bacterium includes:
- a CDS encoding M48 family metallopeptidase codes for the protein MAKEVLERKILLFQGKEFEWTKRRGQRTLRLRLSRGVFQLSSGRWATEGFVRGFLERHQEWMDKVLAKKDQPDHGLFAKATREDYLARKKQALAFVHEHLPRLNASYDFTYGKISIRCNKQVWGSCSGDGSLQFHYQILDLPLEVAEYLMIHELCHLKYRSHGIRFWQLVEKGCPEMKHRRKTLRELS
- a CDS encoding AI-2E family transporter, with amino-acid sequence MVTQQMQTNFFLVLLAIAMIVAAFVYAPFAQVLAMAAITSVMLSQFYKNALKLFKGHENIAALTTTLVLLTMIVVPVLLIGGQVAEETASLYKAISLQQDTFFTQLEKSVNEFASVALPGIQFNINDTVKQVLAFVSSRLGSIFSGIVAVIGGIFLWLIATFYLLKDGGRFADKIIKLSPLRDDYDQVIFHRMSMAIHSVVKGQLLVASIQGAMTGLGFAVLGVPSPALWGVVAAFSALIPGLGTSLVLIPGIIYLFATGQPIQATILSMWGVFAVGVIDNLLGPTLVGKGADIHPLLILFAVLGGFVFYGPLGFILGPLTISFLIALFDIYRYVILKEKIHVTHLK
- a CDS encoding DUF3298 and DUF4163 domain-containing protein, yielding MKKLSVLVSCATVLALAGAGCRWPAFLSIKTTVEPITTTVTETPREMPPTIPSSGFIALSGDQEGFSAQIKLMRLPWDTYGEFSFVIDGQAKLGTFSAEKNSVTSTILTAYENSENLLGKLTIFWPMTESDTAQATWIADATGKPQNLELQTITMAHRWTVEKAHVTHTDATTNNEVCFYQSAYPLLVESEPNARVINAAIERASVGYLDTTTAISSIEQRASEYVAACVGEIQALVNELGPEEIPSLAYSLDAAGWVTLDTEDIISLRFDGYEYTGGAHGNPSLAGLTIDPKTGHTLLLKDIIAPDKLQALLAKERQILLSDEEGGYLYEETNAQFREFLALPTYPADKQVELYGNDSNFYLTEKGIVIYHTAYEIAAYAAGQFETEIPYSDMKEMIRQDGPLASYTR
- a CDS encoding Smr/MutS family protein, coding for MNQDIHAQLFAAEIGDVPELDIHGLSVHMAIKELEDFIGRESGRKTSAIRVICGHGTGALFTGITHFLQKPHPLIAAWRPATAYTNSTGAIIVIALYS
- a CDS encoding thermonuclease family protein translates to MTKKQMKQLGVLIATVLIVIWQQYKGTATDAVTYESDPTPIATTTKAVVETNAFAVRVVDGDTIEARFDDNEESVKIRLLGVNTPESVDPRRGVECFGKIASQFTKDKLEGKRIRLDEDPQADNIDKYQRLLRNIVLEDGTDFNLLLVEQGFAYAYLDFPLNKQRKAQLAEAEKQAREEGRGLWSTSTCSGTK
- a CDS encoding vitamin K epoxide reductase family protein gives rise to the protein MTRLKLAWPQWKTALFMITSLIGLGISSYLLVKYLSGASVACGLGSGCDVVRLSEYAWVWGVIPRPLLGMVFYIGMIVLAMLRISWDKHDRFYLDEIILLGTVVGVVESGWLFYIQAEVIGAFCVWCLGSGIATVVMFLLALVPFPSLTKRP
- a CDS encoding HAD-IB family phosphatase; protein product: MTDHQTNTQVVVAFFDIDGTLYRDNFSAVLMEYLHIKEKIDPVHYQGLENAFSMWRARKGTYDEVNNELIKSINNGLEGVLLSDVITASKYVATQGLERPYKFTHALLEALKILQPRPLLIAISGSPLCVVEPYAQALGFDEVYATEFEVDDGRIRGGFERAASPYHSKGLVCQGIASKHGFERIGECIRGAIAVGDARADERMLSVVEFPLAFNPNAELMALCRRQGMPAIIERKDVILALMTHWPDELGAFEEVPIDDILPRDLANLLQQSLPGIFAH
- a CDS encoding leucyl aminopeptidase; translation: MQLRVRSATLENITSDLLILPVWKGLKQQPELQELQKLWDGHLNDWLEHIRFEGNKREMVVVPCFGKLATHQVLLVGLGDRKLITNDDLRLIGGAIYKKAKELNAKQVSLVSEPLLQRFSAKETSGDLMEGWYGATYTFHAYQKEAKQKAAEKAVQELLWIAHGSTNIKAIEKGALEAKALFDGVHLSRDLVNTIAHEMTPQKLVEVAQKMADASARLSLTILDQKEMEKKGMGAALAVARGSVHKPAVVHLVYKPKKKAKKRIAIVGKAVTFDTGGLSLKPSDGMVTMKMDMAGAAAVLGVFQILPSLNIDVEVHGIFIAVENAISAQAYRPGDVVTAMDGTTIDIQNTDAEGRVVLADALLYAREQEPQAIVDLATLTGACIVALGEEIAGVMGTDARLIERLKKASVLSGEDIWELPLPEKYADHVKSKIANIKNVGAKGQAGAIAGGLFLKRFVGKTPWAHLDIAGPAWTDRESRPDQTYGATGFGVRLITRYLQGL
- a CDS encoding glutathione S-transferase N-terminal domain-containing protein — translated: MVTIYSTPTCPYCKLAKDHLKDKGVEFENVDVSADSAKAQEMVKLSGQMGVPVIVINGQVIVGWNKTAIDEALATEPLAKAA